In a single window of the Cervus elaphus chromosome 1, mCerEla1.1, whole genome shotgun sequence genome:
- the RRP8 gene encoding ribosomal RNA-processing protein 8 isoform X3 → MFEEPEWAEEAPVVADFGSVALGLRPTAASQIKGSNRRQLLATLRALEVASVPQQPPSLPGSDSEEEEVVETKKKRLKRGSFAGASSEVEEKRKKKRHKQGPPSSDSKEEEVERKKCHKGALLGSDLAEEEKKKRKCRKQIPSNLAQPLDNVDQTDSKAWNSRATSDPTKPTCEIPSSNPPHTLSRKQWRNRQKNKRRQKNKFRPSQPPEQAPSPAPASAEEAEVPSAPSPDSHGTRAEALRARMAQRLDGARFRYLNEQLYSGPSSAAQRLFQEDPEAFLLYHRGFQNQVKKWPLQPVDRIARDLRQRPASLVVADFGCGDCRLASSIRNPVHCFDLASLDPRVTVCDMAQVPLEDESVDVAVFCLSLMGTNIRDFLEEANRVLKPGGLLKVAEVSSRFEDVQTFLGAVTKLGFKVISKWAQISTS, encoded by the exons GGCTCCAACCGCCGCCAGCTCTTGGCCACATTACGGGCCCTGGAGGTAGCATCTGTTCCCCAGCAGCCCCCTAGCCTGCCTGGCAGTGActctgaggaggaggaggtagTGGAAACAAAGAAGAAACGCCTGAAAAGGGGCTCGTTTGCTGGTGCGTCTAGTGAagtagaggagaaaaggaagaagaaacgtCACAAACAGGGCCCACCTAGCAGTGACTCCAAGGAAGAGGaagtggaaaggaagaagtgCCACAAAGGGGCTCTTCTTGGCAGTGACTtggctgaagaagagaaaaaaaagaggaaatgccGGAAACAGATCCCTTCAAATCTTGCCCAGCCCCTGGACAATGTTGACCAAACAG ATTCTAAAGCTTGGAATTCTCGTGCTACAAGTGACCCCACCAAGCCAACCTGTGAGATCCCTTCCTCTAATCCTCCCCATACCTTGAGTCGCAAGCAATGGCGGAACCGGCAGAAGAACAAGCGTAGACAGAAGAACAAGTTTCggccatctcagccaccagagcaggccccatccccagccccagcctctgcaGAGGAGGCAGAGGTGCCTTCTGCCCCCAGTCCAGACAGCCATGGAACCCGGGCAGAGGCTCTTCGAGCCCGCATGGCCCAGCGTCTGGATGGTGCCCGGTTCCGCTACCTCAATGAACAGCTATACTCAGGGCCCAGCAGTGCTGCGCAGCGCCTCTTCCAGGAAGACCCTGAGGCCTTTCTCCTCTACCACCGTGGCTTCCAAAACCAAGTCAAGAAGTGGCCACTGCAGCCAGTAGACCGCATCGCCAGGGATCTTCGCCAGCG GCCTGCATCCCTGGTGGTGGCTGACTTTGGCTGTGGGGACTGCCGCCTGGCTTCAAGCATCCGGAACCCTGTACACTGCTTTGACTTGGCCTCTCTGGACCCCCGGGTCACTGTGTGTGACATGGCCCAG GTGCCTCTGGAGGATGAATCTGTAGATGTGGCTGTGTTCTGCCTTTCACTGATGGGAACCAACATcagagacttcctggaggaggcaaatCGAGTGCTGAAGCCAGG GGGTCTCCTGAAAGTGGCTGAGGTCAGCAGCCGCTTTGAAGATGTTCAGACTTTTCTGGGGGCTGTCACCAAGCTGGGCTTCAAGGTCATCTCCAAG TGGGCCCAGATCAGCACATCCTAG
- the RRP8 gene encoding ribosomal RNA-processing protein 8 isoform X2 yields MFEEPEWAEEAPVVADFGSVALGLRPTAASQIKGSNRRQLLATLRALEVASVPQQPPSLPGSDSEEEEVVETKKKRLKRGSFAGASSEVEEKRKKKRHKQGPPSSDSKEEEVERKKCHKGALLGSDLAEEEKKKRKCRKQIPSNLAQPLDNVDQTDSKAWNSRATSDPTKPTCEIPSSNPPHTLSRKQWRNRQKNKRRQKNKFRPSQPPEQAPSPAPASAEEAEVPSAPSPDSHGTRAEALRARMAQRLDGARFRYLNEQLYSGPSSAAQRLFQEDPEAFLLYHRGFQNQVKKWPLQPVDRIARDLRQRPASLVVADFGCGDCRLASSIRNPVHCFDLASLDPRVTVCDMAQVPLEDESVDVAVFCLSLMGTNIRDFLEEANRVLKPGGLLKVAEVSSRFEDVQTFLGAVTKLGFKVISKDLTNSHFFLFDFEKTGPPRVGPKTQLSGLKLQPCLYKRR; encoded by the exons GGCTCCAACCGCCGCCAGCTCTTGGCCACATTACGGGCCCTGGAGGTAGCATCTGTTCCCCAGCAGCCCCCTAGCCTGCCTGGCAGTGActctgaggaggaggaggtagTGGAAACAAAGAAGAAACGCCTGAAAAGGGGCTCGTTTGCTGGTGCGTCTAGTGAagtagaggagaaaaggaagaagaaacgtCACAAACAGGGCCCACCTAGCAGTGACTCCAAGGAAGAGGaagtggaaaggaagaagtgCCACAAAGGGGCTCTTCTTGGCAGTGACTtggctgaagaagagaaaaaaaagaggaaatgccGGAAACAGATCCCTTCAAATCTTGCCCAGCCCCTGGACAATGTTGACCAAACAG ATTCTAAAGCTTGGAATTCTCGTGCTACAAGTGACCCCACCAAGCCAACCTGTGAGATCCCTTCCTCTAATCCTCCCCATACCTTGAGTCGCAAGCAATGGCGGAACCGGCAGAAGAACAAGCGTAGACAGAAGAACAAGTTTCggccatctcagccaccagagcaggccccatccccagccccagcctctgcaGAGGAGGCAGAGGTGCCTTCTGCCCCCAGTCCAGACAGCCATGGAACCCGGGCAGAGGCTCTTCGAGCCCGCATGGCCCAGCGTCTGGATGGTGCCCGGTTCCGCTACCTCAATGAACAGCTATACTCAGGGCCCAGCAGTGCTGCGCAGCGCCTCTTCCAGGAAGACCCTGAGGCCTTTCTCCTCTACCACCGTGGCTTCCAAAACCAAGTCAAGAAGTGGCCACTGCAGCCAGTAGACCGCATCGCCAGGGATCTTCGCCAGCG GCCTGCATCCCTGGTGGTGGCTGACTTTGGCTGTGGGGACTGCCGCCTGGCTTCAAGCATCCGGAACCCTGTACACTGCTTTGACTTGGCCTCTCTGGACCCCCGGGTCACTGTGTGTGACATGGCCCAG GTGCCTCTGGAGGATGAATCTGTAGATGTGGCTGTGTTCTGCCTTTCACTGATGGGAACCAACATcagagacttcctggaggaggcaaatCGAGTGCTGAAGCCAGG GGGTCTCCTGAAAGTGGCTGAGGTCAGCAGCCGCTTTGAAGATGTTCAGACTTTTCTGGGGGCTGTCACCAAGCTGGGCTTCAAGGTCATCTCCAAG GATCTGACCAACAGCCACTTCTTCTTGTTTGACTTTGAAAAGACCGGGCCCCCTCGGGTAGGGCCCAAGACTCAGCTCTCAGGCCTGAAGCTTCAGCCTTGTCTCTATAAGCGCAGGTGA
- the RRP8 gene encoding ribosomal RNA-processing protein 8 isoform X4, with amino-acid sequence MFEEPEWAEEAPVVADFGSVALGLRPTAASQIKGSNRRQLLATLRALEVASVPQQPPSLPGSDSEEEEVVETKKKRLKRGSFAGASSEVEEKRKKKRHKQGPPSSDSKEEEVERKKCHKGALLGSDLAEEEKKKRKCRKQIPSNLAQPLDNVDQTDSKAWNSRATSDPTKPTCEIPSSNPPHTLSRKQWRNRQKNKRRQKNKFRPSQPPEQAPSPAPASAEEAEVPSAPSPDSHGTRAEALRARMAQRLDGARFRYLNEQLYSGPSSAAQRLFQEDPEAFLLYHRGFQNQVKKWPLQPVDRIARDLRQRPASLVVADFGCGDCRLASSIRNPVHCFDLASLDPRVTVCDMAQVPLEDESVDVAVFCLSLMGTNIRDFLEEANRVLKPGGLLKVAEVSSRFEDVQTFLGAVTKLGFKVISK; translated from the exons GGCTCCAACCGCCGCCAGCTCTTGGCCACATTACGGGCCCTGGAGGTAGCATCTGTTCCCCAGCAGCCCCCTAGCCTGCCTGGCAGTGActctgaggaggaggaggtagTGGAAACAAAGAAGAAACGCCTGAAAAGGGGCTCGTTTGCTGGTGCGTCTAGTGAagtagaggagaaaaggaagaagaaacgtCACAAACAGGGCCCACCTAGCAGTGACTCCAAGGAAGAGGaagtggaaaggaagaagtgCCACAAAGGGGCTCTTCTTGGCAGTGACTtggctgaagaagagaaaaaaaagaggaaatgccGGAAACAGATCCCTTCAAATCTTGCCCAGCCCCTGGACAATGTTGACCAAACAG ATTCTAAAGCTTGGAATTCTCGTGCTACAAGTGACCCCACCAAGCCAACCTGTGAGATCCCTTCCTCTAATCCTCCCCATACCTTGAGTCGCAAGCAATGGCGGAACCGGCAGAAGAACAAGCGTAGACAGAAGAACAAGTTTCggccatctcagccaccagagcaggccccatccccagccccagcctctgcaGAGGAGGCAGAGGTGCCTTCTGCCCCCAGTCCAGACAGCCATGGAACCCGGGCAGAGGCTCTTCGAGCCCGCATGGCCCAGCGTCTGGATGGTGCCCGGTTCCGCTACCTCAATGAACAGCTATACTCAGGGCCCAGCAGTGCTGCGCAGCGCCTCTTCCAGGAAGACCCTGAGGCCTTTCTCCTCTACCACCGTGGCTTCCAAAACCAAGTCAAGAAGTGGCCACTGCAGCCAGTAGACCGCATCGCCAGGGATCTTCGCCAGCG GCCTGCATCCCTGGTGGTGGCTGACTTTGGCTGTGGGGACTGCCGCCTGGCTTCAAGCATCCGGAACCCTGTACACTGCTTTGACTTGGCCTCTCTGGACCCCCGGGTCACTGTGTGTGACATGGCCCAG GTGCCTCTGGAGGATGAATCTGTAGATGTGGCTGTGTTCTGCCTTTCACTGATGGGAACCAACATcagagacttcctggaggaggcaaatCGAGTGCTGAAGCCAGG GGGTCTCCTGAAAGTGGCTGAGGTCAGCAGCCGCTTTGAAGATGTTCAGACTTTTCTGGGGGCTGTCACCAAGCTGGGCTTCAAGGTCATCTCCAAG TGA